TAATAGCAATTTCCATTTGTATCACGTTGTAGCAACCGCTATTTGCGTTTAGgttctactacctccgtcccacaatatataAGCCCTTTTTGCAAGCTAATAGCTtgtaaaaacgtcttatattatgggacacagggagtatcTCACAAAGATGTAATTACCTCTTGTATATAAACAGGGGCATGCTACGGCGGAACTTACCAAAAGATACGCCGCCTCAACCGCCGTTAGATCCAGCATCCAACACTGTCCCTATCATTGCAACAAGAATTGTGTTGCACAATGTTTTGCAGTAAAACTTAAGTTGCAGAAACCTTTTGCAATGTAGGTGATGTTGCAGTTTTTCTCTCACTATTTTTGCAACATGGCTGTTGTTGTGGAAAAAATTGCAACACTAATAATGTTGCAGAAAATATTTGCAATTTTTTTCGTCTTCATTTTTTTTGCAACATGGGTGTTGCTGCGGAAGGCAATTCGCAGCACACGTGATGTtgtaaaaaaaattacaaaaaagaaacaaaaaagacacaGGTCATACATAGGAGGCGACGGATCGCTCGCGAAAGTCCGCCTGCTGAATATCAGTTCAATCACTCAGGTTTACTGTTCACACGTTCTCTTTGCCGAGGGCAACAACACAGGAAAGAATAGTGAGAGACTTTCCGGGAAACAATCCAATGGAAGAACTATGTTTGGTGGACAGCTGTACCACTAACTCAATACTATGGGAAACAAAATATTTCCAAATTCTAACCAAGAGGAAAGGTACTATTATGACCATCGTCGGTCGCGATGCATCAAATAATGGTTCAGGATGAGCCACACTCATTCTACTATGGGTACTATCATTGTAATTGAGGATGCACTCTACACGCACCCTTCAAATTTGAGAGAACAAACAACAATGGGTCTGAGAAGCAAATTCTGAGAAATTTCCCTCACTTTCATGTGGATTGTGTTACGGCTATATAAGACCCGTACCCCATGTTGCGTACAAAACAAATTTTGAAGAACTTGATGAATTCAAGACTTGGCGTGATCGCCTTTCTCATCCTGGCATAGGGATGCTGAGAAAAAATATTGACAATTCCATTCGTCACAAGCTTTCCAACTTAAAGATTTACAAAATCATCAGATTTTTGTGTGCAACTACAAAATTAATTTTATAAACATCTTATATTAAAGTAAAAAGAGTCACTTCTTTTAACACATTCAAGGAGATATATGTTGTTCAATTCAACCACTATTTGGACCTTTTAGGTATTTTATGCTACTCATAGATGCATCTACTAGATGGTTACATAACTGTGTATATGCACGCAAAATCATGCCCTTCCCAAGTTAATTTCTCAAATTATCAAATAAAGATGAAATCATCCTAAAATAGGATCACGAAAGTGGATTAGGCCCCTGAATTTGCATCACACGCATTCAATGACCATTGTATGGCTAAGGGAGTAGCTCGTCTGCGTTGTGCCCATTGCGCATTAGAGGAAATGATAAGTTTAGGGTTAGGGAGTTGAGTCTCGTGGTTTTTCCAACCATAATAGGAACCTTCATTACGTTGGGCTGCGCCAAATAATTCAAATTGAGCCAAATATATTTTTTACCGAAAAAGACATATTCAGGNNNNNNNNNNNNNNNNNNNNNNNNNNNNNNNNNNNNNNNNNNNNNNNNNNNNNNNNNNNNNNNNNNNNNNNNNNNNNNNNNNNNNNNNNNNNNNNNNNNNNNNNNNNNNNNNNNNNNNNNNNNNNNNNNNNNNNNNNNNNNNNNNNNNNNNNNNNNNNNNNNNNNNNNNNNNNNNNNNNNNNNNNNNNNNNNNNNNNNNNNNNNNNNNNNNNNNNNNNNNNNNNNNNNNNNNNNNNNNNNNNNNNNNNNNNNNNNNNNNNNNNNNNNNNNNNNNNNNNNNNNNNNNNNNNNNGGCATTAACAAAGTGGAATTCACATTATCACAATTGTGAGTGTGTTACACCCTAAAATCCTCCGATGCCCCGACAAATCCTTCATTGACCAGACAGCACCCAGTGATATTGTGACAATTACAAATTACAAAGCAAAGGGGAAAAACCAAGGACAGCATCAAAGAACAGAAAGCACGATTTCACAATTGCTCAGTACTGATATCCATAAATGGCCAATAAAGCATTTGTTTCACATTTAGCGCAAATACTATATAGTTGATACTAGTATGATAACGGACCAGATCTTTTTACAAAGAAAAAAACTAGAAGCAATCCTTCATTATCACGATACTATATATTTCACAATCCTTCATTATCACGATCAAGTAACACATCTAAAAACCAGAAGCGAATCAACTAGCTATCTTGCGACAAAGGGCACGATTATCTCCCATCCAGGGTTTTAGGCGCGTTCACCACGGATACGGCGGGCGAGCtggatgtccttgggcatgatgGTGACACGCTTGGCGTGGATGGCGCAGAGGTTGGTGTCCTCGAAGAGCCCGACGAGGTACGCCTCGGCGGCCTCCTGAAGAGCCAGCACGGCATGGCTCTGGAAGCGAAGGTCCGTCTTGAAGTCCTGGGCGATCTCCCGCACCAGGCGCTGGAACGGCAGCTTGCGGATGAGCAGATCCGTGCTCTTCTGGTACTTGCGGATCTCCCTCAGCGCCACCGTGCCGGGCCTGAAGCGGTGGGGCTTCTTCACTCCCCCAGTGGTCGGGGCCGACTTCCTCGCCGCCTGAAAAGGAAACGGCAAGACACATTGATCATCAGCGAAACAGCAACAGATCGGAAGAGCGAAACAGCAACTGATCGGAACCGGAGAAGAAGGAGAGAAGGGAGGCGGCGAGACGCACGATGGTGGTGGCGAGCTGCTTGCGGGGTGCCTTGCCGCCGGTGGACTTGCGAGCGGTCTGCTTCGTACGCGCCATCTCTCCTTGGTAGGTTCTTCCTCGACTTGCGCTGCGGGATTTGCTGGGAACTCAAACGGCTGGGAcgtggggtggggtggggaggcGTGGGGCGGCAACCTATATAGGTGCGGGGGCGCAGGGGAAACGTGACCGACCCGGTTTCCTGCGACCGTTCGGGGAAAAGTAGGGTTTCGGGATTGCCCTCAGTGATCCACGTGCTCCGCGCCGATTGGTGTGGGAGCAACAATGTACGGATCGATGACCTGGTGGTTTGATCGGGCACTTGTCTACGAAAATACTACTACTATCTAGCTGACGTCACAGCGACGTTTTTGCAGCGAACTACTTTATAATCGTCGGATCACGCAGCACGAATCTTGGAGCAAGATCGTTCACCGTGGACGCTGTGGTTTTGGGCGCTTTGTGATGGACTTCTGGAGCGCGAAAGCGAGACCCCCCCGCAGGCCTTCGGTCCTTTTGTCTTGGGGCTAGGGGTGACTTTCAAGTGTTGTGGTGTCCTTCATGTCATCAAGTGGAAACGGGTAGGCGCTCATTCTCATCCCTGCTCTGTCACTTCTAAATCATGCAATATTCCAATTCCCTAGCACTACATTTGCCACAATTCATCTTTGATGTGCCCATGTATCTTTCTAACTGCTCATTGCAGCGCTACCTTGTACAGCTCTGAATTCAACTTTGTTGTGCCCATGTTACTTCTGAATCATGCAATTTGCCATTCAAAACAAATGCATGAATGTCTGAAATCAACTTTGTTGTGCCCACGCATAATTTGCTAGCAAGTTTTGGTCAGCTCGTTGTGCTCACATAGcttctttttttgcttttttaatGGCAAACTATGCATTTGTTTCGTGGAAAATTTACAAATAGAATTGCCATGTCACTGTACTATGTTATGTGAATTTTCTATCAATTTGTagaacaaaaaaaatctaaattttccatgaaatgGTTTTTGTACATTTTCACCATGAATTAGAGATCGTTTCCTTTTTATAGGATGGCAAATTCAAGATCTTTTGCCATGAACTAGGTATTGTAAGTAGAATGAATTTTTTATTAGttaaactatgacaattttactaACCATACCAGGGTAGTTTCATGGTACATAGCATGACACTTTTATTATTATTTAGACCATGGCAATTTCAATTATTAGAGCATGGCAAATTTTATTAATTAGACCATGGTAGTATATTTGTAGGTAACATGACATTTTTATTAGTTTAGATCATGGTAGTTTTATTGTAGGTAATATGGCACTTCTATTAATTAAGACCATGACCATTTT
Above is a window of Triticum aestivum cultivar Chinese Spring chromosome 6B, IWGSC CS RefSeq v2.1, whole genome shotgun sequence DNA encoding:
- the LOC123135594 gene encoding histone H3.3; the encoded protein is MARTKQTARKSTGGKAPRKQLATTIAARKSAPTTGGVKKPHRFRPGTVALREIRKYQKSTDLLIRKLPFQRLVREIAQDFKTDLRFQSHAVLALQEAAEAYLVGLFEDTNLCAIHAKRVTIMPKDIQLARRIRGERA